The following proteins are encoded in a genomic region of Rissa tridactyla isolate bRisTri1 chromosome 5, bRisTri1.patW.cur.20221130, whole genome shotgun sequence:
- the RTKN gene encoding rhotekin isoform X5, producing MEVAGRGQRLQMQEKLRILEDLNMLYIRQIAISLQDTEIQRKMERELRLREGACKLLAACSRREQALEAAKSLLVCNSRVLAYMAELQRRKEAQVLRRTARRPSDAGPTDERLPCRGTVCISDLRIPLMWKDTEYFRNKGELHRCAVFCLLQLGAEIHDTPMVLVDRTLTDICFESAVLFSEAGPDFELKVELYSAGLAGGSAQGSTPRKLATRLSTSLGRSSGKRVRAAMDGAPGSPPGNGGTSPLLLPAPSVPGPKFHLLAHAVLSLAEVQDGFRTHDLAIASNEESSFWLPLYGSMCCRLAAQPRCMAAPVTSGFLRLQQPGAEAQSGARLYCVLRGTDLLCYHDPGEAEAGLEPALTIAVNKETRIRAAEREGRGQPHGMAVTNRYGGEEVTHTLLAESRAEAQRWMEAFWQHFYDMSQWKQCCDELMRIEVPPPRRPPAMLPRQGSLYHEMAIDPSDDIEAVTDILTQRAGGRVPGTPPWLSLFEEPPLHATPSGRATSPSPPARRPWGRPRTLSLDAKLSTLKGRGARRAAPPQHPLPHGSSSSSSGSSSPAMEHDHPGPLQSQV from the exons GACACGGAGATCCAGCGGAAGATGGAGCGGgagctgcggctgcgggagggggCCTGCAAGCTGCTGGCTGCCTGTAGCCGGCGGGAGCAGGCGCTGGAGGCCGCCAAGAGCCTCCTGGTCTGCAACAGCCGCGTCCTGGCTTACATGGCCGAGCTGCAGCGCAGGAAGGAGGCGCAGGTGTTGCGGCGGACGGCCAGGCG CCCTTCGGATGCCGGCCCCACGGATGAGCGCCTGCCCTGCCGGGGAACCGTCTGCATCTCAG ACCTGCGCATCCCGCTGATGTGGAAGGACACGGAGTATTTCAGGAATAAGGGAG AGCTGCACCGCTGCGCCGTCTTCTGCCTGCTGCAGCTCGGGGCGGAGATCCACGACACCCCCATGGTGCTGGTGGACCGGACCCTCACCGACATCTGCTTCGAGAGCGCCGTCCTCTT CTCGGAGGCCGGTCCCGACTTCGAGTTGAAGGTGGAGCTGTACAGCGCGGGGTTGGCAGGGGGGTCGGCGCAGGGCAGCACCCCCAGGAAGCTGGCCACCCGCCTCAGCACCTCCCTGGGACGTTCCTCCGGCAAACGGGTGCGCGCCGCCATGGACGGggctcccggcagccccccgggcaACGGGGGcaccagccccctcctcctgccggcCCCCAGCGTGCC GGGTCCCAAATTCCACTTGCTGGCACACGCCGTCCTCTCCCTGGCTGAGGTGCAGGATGGCTTCCGCACCCACGACCTCGCCATCGCCAGCAACG AGGAGAGCTCCTTCTGGCTGCCCCTCTACGGCAGCATGTGCTGCCGCCTGGCTGCACAGCCCCGCTGCATGGCCGCCCCCGTGACCAGCGGCTTCCTCCGGCTGCAG CAGCCGGGGGCTGAGGCGCAGAGCGGGGCCCGTCTGTACTGCGTCCTGCGCGGCACCGACCTCCTCTGCTACCACGACCCCGGCGAGGCCGAGGCCGGGCTGGAGCCGGCCCTCACCATCGCCGTCAACAAG GAGACCCGCATCCGCGCGGCGGAGCGGGAGGGGCgcgggcagccccacggcatggcCGTCACCAACCGGTACGGCGGCGAGGAGGTGACCCACACGCTGCTGGCCGAGAGCCGGGCCGAGGCGCAGCGATGGATGGAAGCCTTCTGGCAGCACTTCTACGACATGA GCCAGTGGAAGCAGTGCTGTGACGAGCTGATGAGGATTGAGGTGCCACCACCGCGCCGGCCACCCGCCATGCTGCCCCGGCAGGGCTCGCTCTACCACGAGATGG CTATTGATCCGTCCGACGACATCGAGGCGGTGACAGACATCCTCACGCAGCGGGCGGGGGGCCGGGTGCCGGGGACCCCCCCGTGGCTCTCCCTCTTCGAGGAGCCCCCCCTGCACGCCACCCCCTCTGGCCGGGcgaccagccccagcccccccgcccgccgcccctgGGGCCGCCCCCGCACCCTCTCCCTGGACGCCAAGCTCAGCACCCTGAAGGGGcggggggcccggcgggcggctcccccccagcaccccttgcCCCAcggctccagctcctccagcagcggcagcagcagcccggccATGGAGCACGACCACCCCGGCCCTCTCCAGTCCCAGGTCTGA
- the RTKN gene encoding rhotekin isoform X2, with amino-acid sequence MFCRNQRSRVTVARGSALEMEIRRGRCRLSLLADSPQDTEIQRKMERELRLREGACKLLAACSRREQALEAAKSLLVCNSRVLAYMAELQRRKEAQVLRRTARRPSDAGPTDERLPCRGTVCISDLRIPLMWKDTEYFRNKGELHRCAVFCLLQLGAEIHDTPMVLVDRTLTDICFESAVLFSEAGPDFELKVELYSAGLAGGSAQGSTPRKLATRLSTSLGRSSGKRVRAAMDGAPGSPPGNGGTSPLLLPAPSVPGPKFHLLAHAVLSLAEVQDGFRTHDLAIASNEESSFWLPLYGSMCCRLAAQPRCMAAPVTSGFLRLQPGAEAQSGARLYCVLRGTDLLCYHDPGEAEAGLEPALTIAVNKETRIRAAEREGRGQPHGMAVTNRYGGEEVTHTLLAESRAEAQRWMEAFWQHFYDMSQWKQCCDELMRIEVPPPRRPPAMLPRQGSLYHEMAIDPSDDIEAVTDILTQRAGGRVPGTPPWLSLFEEPPLHATPSGRATSPSPPARRPWGRPRTLSLDAKLSTLKGRGARRAAPPQHPLPHGSSSSSSGSSSPAMEHDHPGPLQSQV; translated from the exons GACACGGAGATCCAGCGGAAGATGGAGCGGgagctgcggctgcgggagggggCCTGCAAGCTGCTGGCTGCCTGTAGCCGGCGGGAGCAGGCGCTGGAGGCCGCCAAGAGCCTCCTGGTCTGCAACAGCCGCGTCCTGGCTTACATGGCCGAGCTGCAGCGCAGGAAGGAGGCGCAGGTGTTGCGGCGGACGGCCAGGCG CCCTTCGGATGCCGGCCCCACGGATGAGCGCCTGCCCTGCCGGGGAACCGTCTGCATCTCAG ACCTGCGCATCCCGCTGATGTGGAAGGACACGGAGTATTTCAGGAATAAGGGAG AGCTGCACCGCTGCGCCGTCTTCTGCCTGCTGCAGCTCGGGGCGGAGATCCACGACACCCCCATGGTGCTGGTGGACCGGACCCTCACCGACATCTGCTTCGAGAGCGCCGTCCTCTT CTCGGAGGCCGGTCCCGACTTCGAGTTGAAGGTGGAGCTGTACAGCGCGGGGTTGGCAGGGGGGTCGGCGCAGGGCAGCACCCCCAGGAAGCTGGCCACCCGCCTCAGCACCTCCCTGGGACGTTCCTCCGGCAAACGGGTGCGCGCCGCCATGGACGGggctcccggcagccccccgggcaACGGGGGcaccagccccctcctcctgccggcCCCCAGCGTGCC GGGTCCCAAATTCCACTTGCTGGCACACGCCGTCCTCTCCCTGGCTGAGGTGCAGGATGGCTTCCGCACCCACGACCTCGCCATCGCCAGCAACG AGGAGAGCTCCTTCTGGCTGCCCCTCTACGGCAGCATGTGCTGCCGCCTGGCTGCACAGCCCCGCTGCATGGCCGCCCCCGTGACCAGCGGCTTCCTCCGGCTGCAG CCGGGGGCTGAGGCGCAGAGCGGGGCCCGTCTGTACTGCGTCCTGCGCGGCACCGACCTCCTCTGCTACCACGACCCCGGCGAGGCCGAGGCCGGGCTGGAGCCGGCCCTCACCATCGCCGTCAACAAG GAGACCCGCATCCGCGCGGCGGAGCGGGAGGGGCgcgggcagccccacggcatggcCGTCACCAACCGGTACGGCGGCGAGGAGGTGACCCACACGCTGCTGGCCGAGAGCCGGGCCGAGGCGCAGCGATGGATGGAAGCCTTCTGGCAGCACTTCTACGACATGA GCCAGTGGAAGCAGTGCTGTGACGAGCTGATGAGGATTGAGGTGCCACCACCGCGCCGGCCACCCGCCATGCTGCCCCGGCAGGGCTCGCTCTACCACGAGATGG CTATTGATCCGTCCGACGACATCGAGGCGGTGACAGACATCCTCACGCAGCGGGCGGGGGGCCGGGTGCCGGGGACCCCCCCGTGGCTCTCCCTCTTCGAGGAGCCCCCCCTGCACGCCACCCCCTCTGGCCGGGcgaccagccccagcccccccgcccgccgcccctgGGGCCGCCCCCGCACCCTCTCCCTGGACGCCAAGCTCAGCACCCTGAAGGGGcggggggcccggcgggcggctcccccccagcaccccttgcCCCAcggctccagctcctccagcagcggcagcagcagcccggccATGGAGCACGACCACCCCGGCCCTCTCCAGTCCCAGGTCTGA
- the RTKN gene encoding rhotekin isoform X3 yields MFCRNQRSRVTVARGSALEMEIRRGRCRLSLLADSPQDTEIQRKMERELRLREGACKLLAACSRREQALEAAKSLLVCNSRVLAYMAELQRRKEAQVLRRTARRPSDAGPTDERLPCRGTVCISDLRIPLMWKDTEYFRNKGELHRCAVFCLLQLGAEIHDTPMVLVDRTLTDICFESAVLFSEAGPDFELKVELYSAGLAGGSAQGSTPRKLATRLSTSLGRSSGKRVRAAMDGAPGSPPGNGGTSPLLLPAPSVPGPKFHLLAHAVLSLAEVQDGFRTHDLAIASNEESSFWLPLYGSMCCRLAAQPRCMAAPVTSGFLRLQQPGAEAQSGARLYCVLRGTDLLCYHDPGEAEAGLEPALTIAVNKETRIRAAEREGRGQPHGMAVTNRYGGEEVTHTLLAESRAEAQRWMEAFWQHFYDMSQWKQCCDELMRIEVPPPRRPPAMLPRQGSLYHEMALPGPAVPPSACEGLLLQDNAVSEEIRALLSSYYSDSY; encoded by the exons GACACGGAGATCCAGCGGAAGATGGAGCGGgagctgcggctgcgggagggggCCTGCAAGCTGCTGGCTGCCTGTAGCCGGCGGGAGCAGGCGCTGGAGGCCGCCAAGAGCCTCCTGGTCTGCAACAGCCGCGTCCTGGCTTACATGGCCGAGCTGCAGCGCAGGAAGGAGGCGCAGGTGTTGCGGCGGACGGCCAGGCG CCCTTCGGATGCCGGCCCCACGGATGAGCGCCTGCCCTGCCGGGGAACCGTCTGCATCTCAG ACCTGCGCATCCCGCTGATGTGGAAGGACACGGAGTATTTCAGGAATAAGGGAG AGCTGCACCGCTGCGCCGTCTTCTGCCTGCTGCAGCTCGGGGCGGAGATCCACGACACCCCCATGGTGCTGGTGGACCGGACCCTCACCGACATCTGCTTCGAGAGCGCCGTCCTCTT CTCGGAGGCCGGTCCCGACTTCGAGTTGAAGGTGGAGCTGTACAGCGCGGGGTTGGCAGGGGGGTCGGCGCAGGGCAGCACCCCCAGGAAGCTGGCCACCCGCCTCAGCACCTCCCTGGGACGTTCCTCCGGCAAACGGGTGCGCGCCGCCATGGACGGggctcccggcagccccccgggcaACGGGGGcaccagccccctcctcctgccggcCCCCAGCGTGCC GGGTCCCAAATTCCACTTGCTGGCACACGCCGTCCTCTCCCTGGCTGAGGTGCAGGATGGCTTCCGCACCCACGACCTCGCCATCGCCAGCAACG AGGAGAGCTCCTTCTGGCTGCCCCTCTACGGCAGCATGTGCTGCCGCCTGGCTGCACAGCCCCGCTGCATGGCCGCCCCCGTGACCAGCGGCTTCCTCCGGCTGCAG CAGCCGGGGGCTGAGGCGCAGAGCGGGGCCCGTCTGTACTGCGTCCTGCGCGGCACCGACCTCCTCTGCTACCACGACCCCGGCGAGGCCGAGGCCGGGCTGGAGCCGGCCCTCACCATCGCCGTCAACAAG GAGACCCGCATCCGCGCGGCGGAGCGGGAGGGGCgcgggcagccccacggcatggcCGTCACCAACCGGTACGGCGGCGAGGAGGTGACCCACACGCTGCTGGCCGAGAGCCGGGCCGAGGCGCAGCGATGGATGGAAGCCTTCTGGCAGCACTTCTACGACATGA GCCAGTGGAAGCAGTGCTGTGACGAGCTGATGAGGATTGAGGTGCCACCACCGCGCCGGCCACCCGCCATGCTGCCCCGGCAGGGCTCGCTCTACCACGAGATGG ccctgcctggcccggcCGTGCCCCCCTCCGCCTGCGAAGGGCTCCTGCTGCAGGATAATGCCGTCTCGGAGGAGATCCGGGCTCTGCTCTCCTCCTATTACAGTGACAG CTATTGA
- the RTKN gene encoding rhotekin isoform X4 gives MFCRNQRSRVTVARGSALEMEIRRGRCRLSLLADSPQDTEIQRKMERELRLREGACKLLAACSRREQALEAAKSLLVCNSRVLAYMAELQRRKEAQVLRRTARRPSDAGPTDERLPCRGTVCISDLRIPLMWKDTEYFRNKGELHRCAVFCLLQLGAEIHDTPMVLVDRTLTDICFESAVLFSEAGPDFELKVELYSAGLAGGSAQGSTPRKLATRLSTSLGRSSGKRVRAAMDGAPGSPPGNGGTSPLLLPAPSVPGPKFHLLAHAVLSLAEVQDGFRTHDLAIASNEESSFWLPLYGSMCCRLAAQPRCMAAPVTSGFLRLQQPGAEAQSGARLYCVLRGTDLLCYHDPGEAEAGLEPALTIAVNKETRIRAAEREGRGQPHGMAVTNRYGGEEVTHTLLAESRAEAQRWMEAFWQHFYDMSQWKQCCDELMRIEVPPPRRPPAMLPRQGSLYHEMALPGPAVPPSACEGLLLQDNAVSEEIRALLSSYYSDR, from the exons GACACGGAGATCCAGCGGAAGATGGAGCGGgagctgcggctgcgggagggggCCTGCAAGCTGCTGGCTGCCTGTAGCCGGCGGGAGCAGGCGCTGGAGGCCGCCAAGAGCCTCCTGGTCTGCAACAGCCGCGTCCTGGCTTACATGGCCGAGCTGCAGCGCAGGAAGGAGGCGCAGGTGTTGCGGCGGACGGCCAGGCG CCCTTCGGATGCCGGCCCCACGGATGAGCGCCTGCCCTGCCGGGGAACCGTCTGCATCTCAG ACCTGCGCATCCCGCTGATGTGGAAGGACACGGAGTATTTCAGGAATAAGGGAG AGCTGCACCGCTGCGCCGTCTTCTGCCTGCTGCAGCTCGGGGCGGAGATCCACGACACCCCCATGGTGCTGGTGGACCGGACCCTCACCGACATCTGCTTCGAGAGCGCCGTCCTCTT CTCGGAGGCCGGTCCCGACTTCGAGTTGAAGGTGGAGCTGTACAGCGCGGGGTTGGCAGGGGGGTCGGCGCAGGGCAGCACCCCCAGGAAGCTGGCCACCCGCCTCAGCACCTCCCTGGGACGTTCCTCCGGCAAACGGGTGCGCGCCGCCATGGACGGggctcccggcagccccccgggcaACGGGGGcaccagccccctcctcctgccggcCCCCAGCGTGCC GGGTCCCAAATTCCACTTGCTGGCACACGCCGTCCTCTCCCTGGCTGAGGTGCAGGATGGCTTCCGCACCCACGACCTCGCCATCGCCAGCAACG AGGAGAGCTCCTTCTGGCTGCCCCTCTACGGCAGCATGTGCTGCCGCCTGGCTGCACAGCCCCGCTGCATGGCCGCCCCCGTGACCAGCGGCTTCCTCCGGCTGCAG CAGCCGGGGGCTGAGGCGCAGAGCGGGGCCCGTCTGTACTGCGTCCTGCGCGGCACCGACCTCCTCTGCTACCACGACCCCGGCGAGGCCGAGGCCGGGCTGGAGCCGGCCCTCACCATCGCCGTCAACAAG GAGACCCGCATCCGCGCGGCGGAGCGGGAGGGGCgcgggcagccccacggcatggcCGTCACCAACCGGTACGGCGGCGAGGAGGTGACCCACACGCTGCTGGCCGAGAGCCGGGCCGAGGCGCAGCGATGGATGGAAGCCTTCTGGCAGCACTTCTACGACATGA GCCAGTGGAAGCAGTGCTGTGACGAGCTGATGAGGATTGAGGTGCCACCACCGCGCCGGCCACCCGCCATGCTGCCCCGGCAGGGCTCGCTCTACCACGAGATGG ccctgcctggcccggcCGTGCCCCCCTCCGCCTGCGAAGGGCTCCTGCTGCAGGATAATGCCGTCTCGGAGGAGATCCGGGCTCTGCTCTCCTCCTATTACAGTGACAGGTGA
- the RTKN gene encoding rhotekin isoform X1 produces MFCRNQRSRVTVARGSALEMEIRRGRCRLSLLADSPQDTEIQRKMERELRLREGACKLLAACSRREQALEAAKSLLVCNSRVLAYMAELQRRKEAQVLRRTARRPSDAGPTDERLPCRGTVCISDLRIPLMWKDTEYFRNKGELHRCAVFCLLQLGAEIHDTPMVLVDRTLTDICFESAVLFSEAGPDFELKVELYSAGLAGGSAQGSTPRKLATRLSTSLGRSSGKRVRAAMDGAPGSPPGNGGTSPLLLPAPSVPGPKFHLLAHAVLSLAEVQDGFRTHDLAIASNEESSFWLPLYGSMCCRLAAQPRCMAAPVTSGFLRLQQPGAEAQSGARLYCVLRGTDLLCYHDPGEAEAGLEPALTIAVNKETRIRAAEREGRGQPHGMAVTNRYGGEEVTHTLLAESRAEAQRWMEAFWQHFYDMSQWKQCCDELMRIEVPPPRRPPAMLPRQGSLYHEMAIDPSDDIEAVTDILTQRAGGRVPGTPPWLSLFEEPPLHATPSGRATSPSPPARRPWGRPRTLSLDAKLSTLKGRGARRAAPPQHPLPHGSSSSSSGSSSPAMEHDHPGPLQSQV; encoded by the exons GACACGGAGATCCAGCGGAAGATGGAGCGGgagctgcggctgcgggagggggCCTGCAAGCTGCTGGCTGCCTGTAGCCGGCGGGAGCAGGCGCTGGAGGCCGCCAAGAGCCTCCTGGTCTGCAACAGCCGCGTCCTGGCTTACATGGCCGAGCTGCAGCGCAGGAAGGAGGCGCAGGTGTTGCGGCGGACGGCCAGGCG CCCTTCGGATGCCGGCCCCACGGATGAGCGCCTGCCCTGCCGGGGAACCGTCTGCATCTCAG ACCTGCGCATCCCGCTGATGTGGAAGGACACGGAGTATTTCAGGAATAAGGGAG AGCTGCACCGCTGCGCCGTCTTCTGCCTGCTGCAGCTCGGGGCGGAGATCCACGACACCCCCATGGTGCTGGTGGACCGGACCCTCACCGACATCTGCTTCGAGAGCGCCGTCCTCTT CTCGGAGGCCGGTCCCGACTTCGAGTTGAAGGTGGAGCTGTACAGCGCGGGGTTGGCAGGGGGGTCGGCGCAGGGCAGCACCCCCAGGAAGCTGGCCACCCGCCTCAGCACCTCCCTGGGACGTTCCTCCGGCAAACGGGTGCGCGCCGCCATGGACGGggctcccggcagccccccgggcaACGGGGGcaccagccccctcctcctgccggcCCCCAGCGTGCC GGGTCCCAAATTCCACTTGCTGGCACACGCCGTCCTCTCCCTGGCTGAGGTGCAGGATGGCTTCCGCACCCACGACCTCGCCATCGCCAGCAACG AGGAGAGCTCCTTCTGGCTGCCCCTCTACGGCAGCATGTGCTGCCGCCTGGCTGCACAGCCCCGCTGCATGGCCGCCCCCGTGACCAGCGGCTTCCTCCGGCTGCAG CAGCCGGGGGCTGAGGCGCAGAGCGGGGCCCGTCTGTACTGCGTCCTGCGCGGCACCGACCTCCTCTGCTACCACGACCCCGGCGAGGCCGAGGCCGGGCTGGAGCCGGCCCTCACCATCGCCGTCAACAAG GAGACCCGCATCCGCGCGGCGGAGCGGGAGGGGCgcgggcagccccacggcatggcCGTCACCAACCGGTACGGCGGCGAGGAGGTGACCCACACGCTGCTGGCCGAGAGCCGGGCCGAGGCGCAGCGATGGATGGAAGCCTTCTGGCAGCACTTCTACGACATGA GCCAGTGGAAGCAGTGCTGTGACGAGCTGATGAGGATTGAGGTGCCACCACCGCGCCGGCCACCCGCCATGCTGCCCCGGCAGGGCTCGCTCTACCACGAGATGG CTATTGATCCGTCCGACGACATCGAGGCGGTGACAGACATCCTCACGCAGCGGGCGGGGGGCCGGGTGCCGGGGACCCCCCCGTGGCTCTCCCTCTTCGAGGAGCCCCCCCTGCACGCCACCCCCTCTGGCCGGGcgaccagccccagcccccccgcccgccgcccctgGGGCCGCCCCCGCACCCTCTCCCTGGACGCCAAGCTCAGCACCCTGAAGGGGcggggggcccggcgggcggctcccccccagcaccccttgcCCCAcggctccagctcctccagcagcggcagcagcagcccggccATGGAGCACGACCACCCCGGCCCTCTCCAGTCCCAGGTCTGA